A region of the Fodinicurvata sediminis DSM 21159 genome:
GCCGCGTCTCGAAAGAGGCGGCCACCAGCCCAGGCGGCGCCGTTTGCATTCTCCCAGGCCAAGCCGCCTGTGCCGAGATGGTTCGAGGGCTTGACTGGCGTCAAGCCACCTCACCATGAGGCCAGAGGGAGGTCAGCCTGGAGGGTGGTGACAATATGCCGCCAAGCCATTGGCAAAAAAGTTGGCTCCGCCAGCGATCGCGCCACCCTTCAATCGTCGCGCTGGGTGCGCTCCAGGCGTTCGTGGCGTTCCTGCGCTTCCAGCGACAGGGTTGCGATGGGGCGGGCTTCCAGGCGGCGGATCGCGATCGGCTCACCGGTTTCTTCGCAATAGCCGTAGCTGCCGTCCTCAATGCGTTGCAGGGCGGCATCGATCTTGGTGATCAGCTTGCGTTCCCGATCACGGGTGCGCAGCTCAAGCGAGCGATCGGATTCCAGCGAGGCACGGTCGGCGACGTCCGGCTCGGCC
Encoded here:
- the dksA gene encoding RNA polymerase-binding protein DksA — its product is MTVTLPPDYRPSEDESFMNPQMREYFRLKLLQWKAELLKESGETINHMQSESLAEPDVADRASLESDRSLELRTRDRERKLITKIDAALQRIEDGSYGYCEETGEPIAIRRLEARPIATLSLEAQERHERLERTQRDD